A stretch of Methanosphaera cuniculi DNA encodes these proteins:
- a CDS encoding DUF371 domain-containing protein yields MEYSFKAYGHENVLSKHKSTFEITTDEHLTLRGDCIIGTSSDTTLNDFPEELREKIMTDDTKIEIILKTPNATDTIIGYGSSDLTLTHPSDMVCRKSDFTCNRTLMIKSDKAACDFKSELIDDLKNKCEMIVTIKV; encoded by the coding sequence ATGGAATACTCATTTAAAGCATATGGACATGAAAATGTATTATCAAAACATAAATCAACATTTGAAATAACAACAGATGAACATTTAACATTACGTGGAGATTGTATAATAGGAACAAGTAGTGATACAACACTTAATGATTTTCCAGAAGAACTACGAGAAAAAATAATGACTGATGATACTAAAATTGAAATAATACTTAAAACACCAAATGCAACAGATACAATAATAGGCTATGGATCATCAGATTTAACATTAACACATCCATCTGATATGGTATGTCGAAAAAGTGATTTTACATGCAATCGTACTCTTATGATAAAATCAGATAAAGCAGCATGTGATTTTAAAAGTGAATTAATAGATGATCTTAAAAATAAGTGTGAAATGATTGTTACAATAAAAGTATAA
- the cfbC gene encoding Ni-sirohydrochlorin a,c-diamide reductive cyclase ATP-dependent reductase subunit, producing MTLKKIAIYGKGGIGKSTTVSNIAAAYDNSTFVIGCDPKADTTRTLVGKRIPTILDTMRDNPGCSKEDIVYDGYNNTICTESGGPEPGVGCAGRGVIVAMQLLDKLGAFDSDPDLVIYDVLGDVVCGGFSVPLREDYADEVYIVTSGEYMSLYAANNIAKGIQKLEGKLGGIICNCRNVENEEEVVSAFADKIGSKVIGIIPRSKLVQDSEYKATTVIESFPESQQAEIYHKLIDDIMMNDDIRTPHPMDIDEFEEFFYSYV from the coding sequence ATGACATTAAAGAAAATTGCAATATATGGAAAAGGTGGAATAGGAAAATCAACAACAGTATCAAACATAGCAGCAGCATATGATAATTCAACATTTGTAATAGGATGTGATCCAAAAGCTGATACAACACGTACATTAGTTGGAAAAAGAATACCTACAATACTTGATACAATGAGAGATAATCCTGGATGTAGTAAAGAGGATATTGTATATGATGGATATAATAATACTATCTGTACTGAATCTGGTGGTCCTGAACCTGGTGTTGGATGTGCTGGTCGTGGTGTAATTGTTGCAATGCAACTTCTTGATAAACTAGGTGCATTTGATAGTGATCCTGATCTTGTAATATATGATGTACTTGGAGATGTTGTATGTGGAGGATTTAGTGTACCACTACGTGAAGATTATGCAGATGAGGTATATATTGTAACAAGTGGAGAGTATATGTCATTATATGCGGCAAATAACATAGCAAAAGGTATCCAAAAACTTGAAGGAAAACTTGGTGGAATAATTTGTAACTGCCGTAATGTAGAAAATGAAGAAGAAGTAGTATCTGCTTTTGCTGATAAAATAGGAAGTAAAGTAATAGGTATTATACCAAGAAGTAAACTTGTACAAGATAGTGAATATAAAGCAACTACAGTAATTGAATCATTCCCTGAATCACAACAAGCTGAAATATATCATAAACTAATTGATGATATAATGATGAATGATGATATACGAACACCTCATCCTATGGATATTGATGAATTTGAGGAATTTTTCTATTCATATGTATAA
- a CDS encoding GIY-YIG nuclease family protein, producing the protein MNNVNFNKSLPDKGNYCLIIKVENDCSIKIGARGNIDFSCGYYVYVGSALGSLSKRITRHLSDDKKKHWHADYLLLDKNTKVEQVIYTHSTKKIECMISNEISQDTDKYIESFGCSDCKCRSHLYYFDTYDEAIKSSCKSYEKIGYMPYKWYEKN; encoded by the coding sequence ATGAATAATGTAAATTTTAATAAATCACTACCTGATAAGGGAAATTATTGTCTTATAATAAAAGTTGAAAATGATTGTAGTATAAAAATTGGTGCACGTGGTAATATTGATTTTTCATGTGGTTATTATGTGTATGTTGGATCTGCTCTTGGAAGTTTATCAAAGCGTATAACACGACATTTATCTGATGATAAAAAGAAACATTGGCATGCTGACTATCTACTTCTTGATAAAAATACAAAAGTAGAACAAGTCATATATACTCATTCAACAAAAAAGATTGAATGTATGATATCAAATGAAATAAGCCAAGATACAGATAAATATATTGAAAGTTTTGGTTGTTCTGATTGTAAATGTAGAAGTCATTTATATTATTTTGACACATATGATGAAGCTATTAAGTCAAGTTGTAAATCATATGAAAAAATAGGCTACATGCCATATAAGTGGTATGAAAAAAATTAG